In Planococcus sp. MB-3u-03, the DNA window CATTGGTTCACGGAACGGCCTGAATATTACATCTGGAAAAACCAGCCGAACAATTGGCGCTCTTTTTTCAGCGGATCGGCGTGGCAATTCGATGAAAAGAGACAGCAATACTATCTGCACCTGTTTTCCAAGAAACAGCCGGACTTGAATTGGGAAAATGAAGAACTGCGAAATGAAGTGTATAAGATGATGCGCTGGTGGCTGGATAAAGGCGTTGACGGCTTCCGCATGGACGTCATCAATATGATTTCCAAAGATCAGGATTTCCCGGATGGCATCGATGGCGATGGCACACCACACTTCTTCAACGGGCCGCGCGTCCATGAGTTTTTACAGGAAATGAACAAAAAAGTGCTGTCCGATTACGATATCGTCACAGTCGGCGAGATGCCAGGCGCTGCGACGGAAGACGCCAAACTGTATACGGGTCCAGGGCGCAATGAATTGAATATGATTTTCACTTTCGAACATATGAACTTGGACCAGGGACCGAGCGGGAAATGGGAGCTCCAGCCGCTGCGCCTCACGGATTTAAAAGAAAACCTGGAAAAATGGCAAGTGGAGCTTTATGAGAAAGGCTGGAACAGTTTGTATTGGAACAATCACGACCAGCCGCGCATCGTCTCGCGTTTCGGGGATGACGGCCAGTACCGTAAACAATCGGCGAAAATGCTTGCCACTTGCCTTCATTTCCTGCAAGGGACGCCGTATATTTACCAAGGAGAAGAACTTGGCATGACCAATGTAGCGTTTTCGTCGATCGATGATTACCAGGATATCGAGACTTTGAATATGTATAAGGAAAAGCGGGCACAAGGTATTCCGCACGAAGAGCTCATGAAGGCGATTCACGCAAAAGGACGGGACAATGCCAGAACGCCGATGCATTGGAACGCTTCTGAAAACGCCGGCTTTACCGATGGGGAGCCGTGGATCTCAGTCAATCCGAATTACCCGGAGATCAATGCAGAAAACCGTCATGAAGCGGATTCAGTATTCGGCCATTACCAAAAATTGATCGCGCTCAGAAAAGACTTGGCAGTCATCACAGAAGGCGATTTCAACTTATTGCACCGTGAGGATGAAGAGATTTTCGCCTACACACGCAATACGCCGGATGAGCAATTGACGGTTTACTGCAATTTTTCCGAAACGCCGCGTGAACTGCCAATGCCAAAGGGCCAAGTGTTGATCGGGAATTACACGCCGCAGGAAAATCAGGATGTAGTGTTGCTCGAGCCATATGAAGCTGTATGCTTTTATGATGGCACCAGAAAAATGGATGAATGAGTTTAAGGAAGGATGGAGAGAATGAGTAAAGTAATCGGAGTAGACATTGGGGGAACGAAAATCCGCATGGGGGTCATCGATGCAGAAGGGCGGATACTCGCAGAGCGGCAAGTGAAGACGGAGTTTCCGCTGTATCCGCATTTGGAGCGTCAAGTGCTGTTGTTTTTAGAGGAGCATCCTGACGTGTCGGCAATCGGCATCGGAACGCACGGGTTTGTCGACCCGAAAGAAGGGCGCATCGTTTTTGCGGGCGACATGCTGCCAGGATGGACTGGGACAGAGGTCAAAGCGCCACTCGAACAAGCGTCAGGGCGACACGTGGAAGTGGAGAACGATGCCAATTGCGCGGCGCTCGCTGAAGCGAAATTTGGCGCAGCACGGGGGCTTGGACGCGTTGTATGCATTACGCTCGGCACGGGGCTTGGCGGCGGCATCATCTGGGACGGCAAGCTCTTGAGCGGCGGCCCGCACGGCGGGGCTGCAGAACTGGGCCATATGATCTTGTATCCAAACGGTTCACGCTGCGCTTGCGGCCGGCTTGGCTGTGCAGAGCAATACCTGTCGGGTACGGCCCTTGTGCGCCGCATCAAGGAAACGGGGCTTTCGGTGACGCCGCCAGAATTATTCGAACTGGCTGAAACAGATGCCCAAGCGCAAAAGCTGGTCATTGACTTCACCGAGGACTTGGCAATCTACATCAGCAGCTTACAGGCGATCTTCGATATGGACATGCTCATCATTGGCGGTGGTGTATCGGAATCGGCCTCTGCATGGATGGATGAACTAAAGCGCCAATTGGCGGAAGTGCTATTGAATCCATTACCGGTGGAAGTGGCACAATTCGAAAACGATGCCGGCATGCTTGGGGCAGCGCTGCTCGTTTTGGAGAAATAAAGATAAGAGTTCAAGGTCCTGAAGCCTGAGCCATGCCCGAGTGAAAAGGCTGGCGCAGGCCGTGAAGGGTGCCGGTTGACTATAGATTGCTTGCACGACATAAAAACAATTGAAATATTTTAAAATAGATTGCGCAAACGTTTTCATTGTGATAATCTGTTAATAATTATTAGTTGGAAACGCTTACCAAGGAGTTTCCATTTTTCTGCTCTATCGTGCAATCGTTTGCACAACAACTCAAAGGGGAGTTCAAGTGAAGGAATTAAAGTTCAGCAAGGGGTTATTGGCATCTGTTTTACTATCAGCGGGGCGCTTGCAGCATGCAGTTCAGGGGATGAAGGATCAACGGCAGAAGGCGGCGGCGAGCAAGTGACCGTCGATATCTTCCAATTCAAAGTAGAGTTTAAAGACCAGTTTGAAGATGTCGTCGCACAATACGAAGAAGAAAATCCTGATGTCAACATCGAAATCACGACAGTCGGCGGCGGAGAAGATTACGGCGCTGCGCTTCGTTCCCGTTTCGCTTCAGGCAATGAGCCGGCGATCTTCAACATCGGCGGGCCACAGGACGTAACGGACTGGAAAGATAACTTGACTGACTTGTCCGATACAGGCGCAGCGGATGCAGCACTCGAGGGCACACTAGACGGCGTGACAGTCGAATCGGAAGTGCTCGGCTTGCCGTATAACCAGGAAGGCTACGGATTTATCTACAATACACGCTTGTTCGAAGAAGCTGGAATCGATGCCGCCTCTATTACGGATTATGCGAGCTTAGAAGAAGCGGTGAAAACGCTTGATTCGAAAAAAGAAGAACTCGGCCTTGAATCGGTCTTCGCGTTGCCAGGAAAAGAGACGTGGGTGACAGGGCTTCATTTGTCGAACACTTTCCTCGCGCCTGAATTCGATAATAATGTCTTGACGGCATACGATGCAGATACAGTGGAATTTGAATACGGCGAAGGCTTCAAGAAAATCCTCGATTTGCAAAACGAGTATTCGAAGCAGCCGACTGTGAGCCTCGACTATTCACAGCAAGTTGAAGAGCTATTTTCGCTTGAACGTGTGGCGATCATCCAACAAGGAAACTGGGTTTACGGTTCGATTGCAGGAATTGACCAGGAACTCGCAGATTCAGGTGTTGGCATGATGCCGATCCCAGTTGAAGGCTTGGAAGATGGCGGATTACCAGTCGGCGTGCCGATGTATTGGGGCGTCAACTCGAACCAAGACGAAGAAGTCGTAACGGCAGCAAAAGATTTCCTTGATTGGCTATACACGTCCGACACTGGGAAAACAGCTGTTTTGGAAGACTTTAAATTCATCCCGGCATATGAAGGTTATGACACATCCAAAATCACCGATTCAATGTCCAAAGCGATCTATGATGCTTCAGAAGCTGGCGAAACAATCGGTTGGGTCTTCATGGGCTATCCGACTGGATGGGGCGAAGATGAACTCGGCGCGAACATCCAGAAATACTTGAGCGATGAAGCGAGCTGGGACGAAGTGGTCGATTCAGCAAAAGCGGCATGGGAAACGAGCCGTGGGGAGTAATTTGTCCATCAAACCAGAGCAGCCATTGTGCTGCTTTGCTTTGTTTCAGGGTTTAAATAGAAAGAGAGGCTAAACTATGCGTACACGGGATCTTTCCTATTGGTTATTTTTAGCGCCTGTATTGTTGGCGCTGGCACTTGTCGTCGTCGTGCCGATGCTGCTCGGGCTTTTCTATTCGTTCACGGCATGGAACGGCATCCAAACCGGCGAATTTGTCGGCTTCCAGAATTACTTGAACTTATTTAAAGATGAGCGCTTCCTCGATTCGCTTTGGTTCACGACGAAATTCTCGGTCATATCTGTTATTTTGATCAATTTCATCGGACTGTCACTCGCTTTGATCGTCACATCGAAGATCAAGACGAGCAGCTTGCTGCGCACGACTTTCTTCATGCCGAACTTGATCGGCGGCTTGATCCTCGGGTTCATCTGGCAGTTCATTTTCCTGAAAGTGTTCGCGAGCGTCGGCGAAGCAGTCGGCATGGAAAGCTTGCAGGCATGGCTGTCGACGACCGAAACCGGGTTCTGGGGCTTGGTCATACTGATGAGCTGGCAGATGGCCGGCTATATCATGGTCATCTACATCGCTTATTTGGAAGGCTTGCCGAAAGAGTTGATCGAAGCGGCTGAAATTGACGGCGCATCGACCGTACAGCGCTTCCGCTACATCATCTTTCCGCTTGTTGCCCCGGCGTTCACAGTCAGTATGTTCTTGACTTTATCGAATACATTCAAGCTGTACGACCAGAACTTATCGCTGACAGCGGGCGGCCCATACAATTCGACGGAAATGGTCGCCATGGAAATTTTCAAGACAGCGTTTGTGCAAAATGCCTTCGCCTATGCTCAGGCAAAAGCGATCATCTTCTTCCTGATCGTCGCTATTATTGCACTCGTTCAAGTGTATATCAATAAACGCCGGGAGGTCGAAATGTAATGCGCAACCGCTGGAATATAAAAGTTGAAGTGCTCGGCGTCGCACTGGCGATTCTATGGCTATTGCCTTTTTACTTAATGTTCGTCAATTCCTTCAAATCAAAAAAGGAAATTTTCCTCGACACGACGAGCCCTCCGGAAGCGTGGAGCTTCGATAACTACATCGTGGCATTTCAGGAACTCGACTTTCTCAGAACTTTGTTCAATTCTTTATTGATCACCGTTGTCAGCGTCGTGCTCATCGTCTTGTTCTCGGCGATGGCTGCTTATGCGTTGTCGCGAGCGAAAAGCAAGATATCCACATTCTTGTTTTTCCTGTTTGTCTCGGCGATGCTCATCCCGTTTCAATCGGTGATGATCCCGCTCGTCACGGTATTCGGCCAGTTCGATATGCTGAACCGCGGCGGATTGATTTTCATGTATATCGGTTTCGGTGCGAGCCTGTCGATTTTCCTGTATCATGGTGCTTTGAATAATGTCCCGAAATCGCTCGATGAAGCGGCGAA includes these proteins:
- a CDS encoding carbohydrate ABC transporter permease, with amino-acid sequence MRTRDLSYWLFLAPVLLALALVVVVPMLLGLFYSFTAWNGIQTGEFVGFQNYLNLFKDERFLDSLWFTTKFSVISVILINFIGLSLALIVTSKIKTSSLLRTTFFMPNLIGGLILGFIWQFIFLKVFASVGEAVGMESLQAWLSTTETGFWGLVILMSWQMAGYIMVIYIAYLEGLPKELIEAAEIDGASTVQRFRYIIFPLVAPAFTVSMFLTLSNTFKLYDQNLSLTAGGPYNSTEMVAMEIFKTAFVQNAFAYAQAKAIIFFLIVAIIALVQVYINKRREVEM
- a CDS encoding carbohydrate ABC transporter permease yields the protein MRNRWNIKVEVLGVALAILWLLPFYLMFVNSFKSKKEIFLDTTSPPEAWSFDNYIVAFQELDFLRTLFNSLLITVVSVVLIVLFSAMAAYALSRAKSKISTFLFFLFVSAMLIPFQSVMIPLVTVFGQFDMLNRGGLIFMYIGFGASLSIFLYHGALNNVPKSLDEAAKIDGANRWQVFWHIIFPILKPITVTVAILNIIWIWNDYLLPSLVINTTGSETIPLKMFFFFGEYTKQWHLALAGLTLAIIPVIIFYFFAQRSIIKGVSDGAVK
- a CDS encoding ABC transporter substrate-binding protein, which translates into the protein MHNNSKGSSSEGIKVQQGVIGICFTISGALAACSSGDEGSTAEGGGEQVTVDIFQFKVEFKDQFEDVVAQYEEENPDVNIEITTVGGGEDYGAALRSRFASGNEPAIFNIGGPQDVTDWKDNLTDLSDTGAADAALEGTLDGVTVESEVLGLPYNQEGYGFIYNTRLFEEAGIDAASITDYASLEEAVKTLDSKKEELGLESVFALPGKETWVTGLHLSNTFLAPEFDNNVLTAYDADTVEFEYGEGFKKILDLQNEYSKQPTVSLDYSQQVEELFSLERVAIIQQGNWVYGSIAGIDQELADSGVGMMPIPVEGLEDGGLPVGVPMYWGVNSNQDEEVVTAAKDFLDWLYTSDTGKTAVLEDFKFIPAYEGYDTSKITDSMSKAIYDASEAGETIGWVFMGYPTGWGEDELGANIQKYLSDEASWDEVVDSAKAAWETSRGE
- a CDS encoding glycoside hydrolase family 13 protein — translated: MTEWWKKAVVYQIYPRSFMDSDGDGIGDIQGIIRKLDYLAELGVDVLWLSPVYDSPNDDNGYDIRDYQKIMQEFGTMDDFDRMLDGIHERGMRLVMDLVVNHTSDEHHWFTERPEYYIWKNQPNNWRSFFSGSAWQFDEKRQQYYLHLFSKKQPDLNWENEELRNEVYKMMRWWLDKGVDGFRMDVINMISKDQDFPDGIDGDGTPHFFNGPRVHEFLQEMNKKVLSDYDIVTVGEMPGAATEDAKLYTGPGRNELNMIFTFEHMNLDQGPSGKWELQPLRLTDLKENLEKWQVELYEKGWNSLYWNNHDQPRIVSRFGDDGQYRKQSAKMLATCLHFLQGTPYIYQGEELGMTNVAFSSIDDYQDIETLNMYKEKRAQGIPHEELMKAIHAKGRDNARTPMHWNASENAGFTDGEPWISVNPNYPEINAENRHEADSVFGHYQKLIALRKDLAVITEGDFNLLHREDEEIFAYTRNTPDEQLTVYCNFSETPRELPMPKGQVLIGNYTPQENQDVVLLEPYEAVCFYDGTRKMDE
- a CDS encoding ROK family protein; this translates as MSKVIGVDIGGTKIRMGVIDAEGRILAERQVKTEFPLYPHLERQVLLFLEEHPDVSAIGIGTHGFVDPKEGRIVFAGDMLPGWTGTEVKAPLEQASGRHVEVENDANCAALAEAKFGAARGLGRVVCITLGTGLGGGIIWDGKLLSGGPHGGAAELGHMILYPNGSRCACGRLGCAEQYLSGTALVRRIKETGLSVTPPELFELAETDAQAQKLVIDFTEDLAIYISSLQAIFDMDMLIIGGGVSESASAWMDELKRQLAEVLLNPLPVEVAQFENDAGMLGAALLVLEK